Sequence from the Corallincola holothuriorum genome:
TAAAGAGTGAGTAAGGCAAAGACGCCGACTAATCCTTGTTCTACTAGGACATACAGCCATTCATTATGGGGGTGACTGATCCAAGTGAAGGACGGATCGATAGCCCTGTTTTCTGCCAAGGTGTTCAACGCGGTTTTAAATTGGTGGATGCCGACACCAAACCAGGGGTTCTGAGGAAATAATTCGAAGACCGAGATCCGCCATATTTCAAGTCGAGCGCCGACAGACGAATGAATATGCGCTTCATGAAAATAACGAGATACCTCAACAATGGCTAGGTCAACACGGAGTTTGACCATCGGGAATAAATACGTCAGCGGTAAACTAACGATTAGGCCTGCCATGCTGCGCCAGTAGAGTTTGGGACGGGCTGATAGTTGCCCATGAATCAAGAGTCCGCCAAGCACAGGGATTGCCAACCAACTGCCTCGAGAACCAGACATGATGATAGCGCAAATGCCTAACAGAGTTGATGACCAAAATAGAATACGGGCAGCGCGTTCGGATATTGCCCAGAGAGAACGTGTCGCTAACGCGACAGCGACTAAGACGACACAGATATCTGAAAATAAAATGGCGTTCGTAAAGCCCTCGGCTCGGTGGACCGAAAGAACTAAACGTTGGAATAGAGCCATGAGGCCGGATGCGATTGCTGCGAATGGAAATGCTAAATATGCCCTGCGCCAGGGCAGTGTGATATTGGCCAACGCGAGCAGAGTTAACAAACCCGCGATAGGTGCCAAGTAAGTCCCTGCTCGCAGAGACTGATGAAGTGGATCAATACGGGTAGGCTCACTCACAAGAAAAATGTTTAAGCCGAGAGCGGTGGCATAAGCCACCAAAATTCCTGCAACTACTTTTTGCTGTCGAAGAGGGGGCAATGGCGCGCCTTGTTGCAGCCAGGCTGCACCGCTCATCAAAATCAAAAGGAGCGTCAGGCTGGTGCCATTGCGATCAGGGATGAGAGCGATAAATGGTACCAGCAGCAGGCCGCAGTAGCTCAAGCGAAAGATATTCAATGGCTAACCTTATGAATTTACTCGCGCGCATTGTAAGCATAACGGCTACTTTTTATATTGGATATGTAATAAATCGTGACGTAGTTGTTATTAATGGTGGTTAAAAATTATCCTTTCTGTTTAATTTAGATCATTCTATTGACGTTTTTGGCTGGCTAGCAATGGCGCGGCTCTGTAGAATCCGCGCCCGCATAGCTTAGCTATAAACCAATATCTTTTTTAAGGGCCCCCTATGAACTACAAAGCCGCTTTGTGTGGTGCAGCTTTGGTGTTTGCCGCACCAGCCAGCGCTGAAGATTTTTTCTTCTGGTCTGATACCAGTTTGACACTGCTTCACGGAACAAACTTCGAAGTTGATTCTGAAGATCAGACAACCGTGACATTCGAGCATGTGAATGGCCACAAGTATGGTGATTTTTTCATGTTCTTTGACTACATCACCTATCACGATAGCCCGCTAAATGATGGCCAGTATGGTGAAATTTCCCCACGTTTCAGTGCCGGCAAGATTTTTGATAAAGATCTTTCGTTTGGCATTGTTCAAGATGTGCTCGCTACATTTACTTACGAATTTGGTAAGGGCAATGTAGAAAGTGTGCTTTATGGTCCTGCGGTTGATCTGGCGCTGCCAGGTTTCGATTTTTTCCAACTGAACCTCTACAAGCGTGACCCTAACAACAATGACAGCGAAGGCTGGCAGTTAACGCCAGTATGGAAGGCGACATTCGAAGTAGGTCAATCAGAGTTAGTTGTTGATGGCTATATCGATTGGGTATTCAAATCAGATAACAGCAACTACGAAGAAAACCTGCATATCAACCCGCAGATCAAGTATGACCTAGGCATGAGCCTTTGGGGTGCGGAAAGCAAAGGTCAGCTTTATGTCGGTATTGAATACGACTACTGGAGCAACAAATACGGCATCAGCGATGATGTACCATTTGATGTCGACCAGGAAGATGCTGTCTCGGCTATCGTGAAATATCACTTTTAAATAAGCTGATTATTTCAAGTATAAAAGGCGCCTTTCGGCGCCTTTTATGTACAGGATGTACGGTTTAAAACAGCGTCCTGCGTTTTAGATGTTTCCTCCATCCATGGCGAACGTCCACCCAAAACGCTGCGCGGGGTGAGCTTTGCTGCGAATGCATGGCACCCACAGCACTACGCGGGGTGTACTAACGTATAGAAGCTGGGATGTTTAGGAGATATGAGCTATCTCACCCACTATTAAACCTCTGCCCTTGTTCTGTGTAACGTCGCAACAACCCATTACTTACCAAACCATAGCTGCGTTAATTCATTTTTGTAGCCGGAGATATCTAGTTGCTGTTGCTGACACCAAATATCGTTGTAATAGGTATTGAGGTAGCGTTCACCACTGTCACAAATCAACGTCACAATAGAGCCGGTTTCATTCCGTGCTTTCATCTCGGATGCGAGTCGTAAGCTGCCGTATAGATTGGTTCCGGTAGAACCGCCGCATTTTCGGCCAAGCTCCTGCTCTAACAGTCTTATCGCAGCGATGCTGGCGGCATCTGGTACCTGGATCATACGGTCGATGACATCAGGCATAAAAGAGGGCTCTACGGTTGGGCGACCAATCCCCTCTATACGTGAGCCTTTACCTGTATTAATGCCGCAATCACCACTGTTAAAAAAGGGATAAAAGGCTGAAAAGTCAGGATCAACGACACAAAGCTTCGTGTCGGTTTTATGGTATCGCGCATGACGTCCCAATGTGGCTGAGGTACCGCCGGTTCCGGCACTCATCACTAACCAGCGCGGTATCGGGTGAGGTTCGTCGGCCATCTGGGCAAAGATGCTTTCGGCGATATTGTTATTTCCCCGCCAGTCGGTTGCACGTTCGGCGTAGGTAAATTGGTCGATGAAATGGCCATCGGTTTCCTGCGCCAAACGTCTCGCTTCCGCTGATATATCCCCGGCGTTCTCTACTAAGTGACAGCGACCCCCATAGAAGCTGATTTTGTCGATCTTTTCTTGTGAGGTGCATGCTGGCATGACAGCGATAAAGGGTAAATTAAGCATGCGGGCAAAATAGGCTTCTGAGACGGCGGTGCTGCCACTGGACGCTTCAATTACCGGGCGTTCGGCTTTGATCCAGCCGTTGCAAATGCCATAGAGGAACAGTGACCTGGCTAGCCGATGTTTCAGACTACCAGTTGGATGGGTCGATTCATCCTTCAAGTAGAGGTCTATCTCTGGGCAGCTAGGAATATTGAGTTTGATTAAATGGGTATCGGCGCTGCGATTGAAATCCGCTTCAATCAGGGCGATCGCTTGCTTTTCCCAGAGACGGTTTGAGTTGCGCATATGGACTTCATCGGTCTGTTATCTGAACACTGAGTTAGCCTAAAAGCTTGTGGCTATGGATACCATGATCTCTATTTATCTTTGTTGTCAGTATATGTAACAAGTTGTGAAGTGCTGTCGCGGTGGTTTTTGCTTGTCAAATAACCGCATGTCGCTGGTAAATATCTGTATCTTCGGTTGCGGTTCCGGTAGAATCCGGCGGTTAAATTTCCATGGTATACCAGTTATATGTTCGAGATTAATCCGGTACAGAACAAAATCAATGATTTCCGCGAGCGCAATGAGTCGCTGGTGGGTTATCTGGATTACGACGTGAAGAAAGAGCGTCTGGAAGAAGTGTCCAGAGAGCTCGAACAACCGGATGTCTGGAATGAGCCGGATCGGGCGCAGGCATTGGGTAAGGAACGTGCAGATCTTGAAGCCGTTGTTGATACCATTGTCCAGATGCGGCAAGGATTGGAAGATGTTGAAGGCTTATTAGAGCTTGCCGTTGAAGCGGAAGATGAAGATACCTTCAATGAGGCGGTGGCTGAGCTCGATGATCTGGAAGCCAAGCTGAACAAGCTGGAGTTTCGCCGTATGTTCTCCGGAGAGCAGGACGGTATGGACGCGTATATCGATCTGCAGGCGGGCTCTGGCGGCACAGAGGCGCAAGATTGGTGCAACATGCTGTTGCGAATGTATCTGCGCTGGGCGGAAGATAAAGGTTTTAAAACTGAGATAATTGAACTGTCAGAAGGTGAAGTCGCTGGGCTGAAAAGTGCTACCGTGCGAGTTCAAGGTGAGTATGCTTATGGTTGGCTCCGCACGGAAACTGGCGTACACCGGTTAGTGCGCAAAAGCCCTTTTGATTCCGGCGGCCGTCGACATACCTCGTTTGCCTCGGCGTTTATCTATCCTGAGATTGATGACTCGATTGAGATTGAGATTAATCCGTCCGACCTTCGAGTAGATACCTATCGTGCTTCTGGAGCGGGTGGTCAGCACGTTAACCGGACCGATTCCGCGGTACGCCTAACGCACTTACCAACTAATACTGTTGTGCAATGTCAGAACGATCGCTCGCAGCACAAAAATAAAGCGCAGGCGATGAAGCAGTTGAAAGCAAAACTGTTTGAGTTAGAGATGCAGAAGCAGAATGCCGAAAAGCAGGCGCAAGAAGAGACGAAAAGCGATATCGGCTGGGGTAGTCAAATCCGTTCTTATGTGTTGGATGACTCCCGGATTAAAGATCTACGTACCGGGGTGGAGAACCGAAATACCCAAGCGGTACTGGATGGCAATTTAGACCGATTTATTGAAGCAAGTTTAAAATCTGGCCTGTAATGGCTGGCATCAAAATTTATCCTAAAGGTTGAGAAATGACTGAGCAGGTACAGGACGAAAACAAACTGATCGCCGAACGGCGTGGCAAACTCGATCAGATCCGTCAGGATTGTAAAGCCAATGGTCACCCTAATGATTGGCGTCGAGATTGTTTGGCCAACAACCTGCAGGCTGAGCACGGCGATAAGAGCAAAGAAGAGTTGGAAGCTTTAGGTTTGCAGGTAGCGATTGCCGGTCGGGTGATGGCAAAGCGCGGTCCTTTTCTTGCCGTACAGGATATGAGTGGCCGTATTCAAGCTTATGCCGCTAAAGACGTACAGAAAGAGTTGAAAGAGATCGGCGGTCTGGATATCGGCGACATTATTGGCGTAAAAGGCGCATTGCATAAATCCGGCAAGGGTGATCTTTACGTCAATATGGAAGAGTACAAGTTGCTCACTAAGGCACTGCGTCCGCTACCGGAAAAATTTCATGGTTTGACCGATCAGGAACAGCGCTATCGCCAGCGTTATGTTGATTTGATTATGAACGAGCAGTCTCGCCAAACCTTTATGGTGCGTTCAAAAATCATTGAAGCGATCCGCCAGTTCATGAATCAGCGCGATTTTATGGAAGTAGAAACGCCGATGATGCAGGTGATCCCTGGTGGTGCATCTGCCCGTCCATTCATCACTCACCACAATGCGCTCGATATCGATATGTACCTGCGTATTGCGCCTGAGCTTTATCTGAAGCGTTTGGTCGTTGGTGGGTTTGAGCGGGTGTTCGAAATCAACCGTAACTTCCGCAACGAAGGCCTATCGCCACGTCATAATCCTGAATTCACCATGATGGAATTCTATATGGCGTATGCGGATTACAATGATCTGATGGATCTGACTGAAGAGATGCTGCGTAGCGTGACTCAGCAAGTCTTGGGTAGCAGTGTGGTTAAGTACGGTGAAGAAGAGTTTGATTTTGGTGCGCCGTTTATTCGTTTGCCGATGAAAGAATCGATTTTGCAATACAACCCTGAAGTGACCATGGAGCAATTAGCCTCTTTGGAAACGGCGACGGAAGTGGCTAAAGATCTGAAGATCGAAGTGCAGAAGTCGTGGGGCTTAGGCAAGGTTATCTGTGAGATCTTCGAGGAGACGGTTGAGCATCGCTTAATTCAACCTACCTTTATTACCGAGTATCCGGCGGAAGTGTCGCCGCTGGCTCGTCGTAATGACAACGACTCGTTTATCACTGACCGTTTTGAGTTCTTTGTTGGTGGTCGTGAGATCGCTAATGGTTTCTCGGAGCTCAACGATGCACAAGATCAGGCGGATCGGTTCCGTCATCAAGTGGAGCAGAAAGACGCCGGTGATGATGAAGCGATGTTCTTCGATGAAGACTATATTACGGCGCTAGAGCACGGCTTACCGCCAACAGCTGGGCAGGGCATTGGTATCGATCGTTTGGTGATGTTGTTTACTGACAGTCATACTATTCGTGATGTGGTGTTGTTCCCAGCATTGCGTCCACAGAACTAATTTGACGCCACTTTTTCAGCACGAGTTTGTTTCAAACAGCGCGCTATAAGTGCTAAATGATTGACGTTAAATGGGAGGCCTTAGGCCTCCCATTTGTTTTCCATCGATTTATCAATGCCTATGCCTGTTTAAACTGGTTTTTGATAGGGTGTTTTACGGCGAGATCCGGTTGACTTTCAACCTCATATAGCCGAGTCTGTCACTCTGCGTACAGCCAGGTTTACTGAGCTTAACTTGGTAAATTTGATAAATAATATTGACAATGGCTGTATTGATAATTTCAAAGAATAAGAGGAAGAGACGGTGAAGATGCTCTCTGGCGCCGAAATGGTGGTCCAAAGCCTGAAGGACCTCGGCGTAAAGTCTATATTTGGCTACCCTGGTGGCTCAGTTCTGGATATTTATGATGCGTTGTTTCAGCAGCCAGATATGGAACATATTCTGGTGCGTCATGAACAGGCTGCAGTGCATGCCGCGGACGGTTTTTCTCGAGCTACCGGTAAGGTGGGTGTGGCGCTCGTAACCTCTGGCCCTGGCGCGACAAATACGCTGACGGGTATTGCGACCGCGTATATGGATTCCATTCCGCTGGTTGTTTTGTCGGGGCAGGTGCCTACGTCTCTGATCGGAATGGACGCTTTTCAGGAAACCGACATGTTCGGTTGTTCTCGTCCTATCGTTAAGCACAGTTTTTTGGTAAAGAAAGCAGAAGAGATCCCAGACGCGATTGCAAAAGCATTTTATATCGCGTCGACTGGGCGCCCTGGCCCGGTGGTGGTGGATCTGCCTAAGGATTGCCAGAATCCGCTGCATAAATTTGAATATAATCTGCCGACCGATATTAAGATGCGCTCCTACAACCCGACTACCAAAGGGCATGGAAGGCAGATTAAGAAAGCGTTGGATATTCTGCTGCAGGCCAAGCGACCTGTGTTATACGCAGGTGGTGGAGCGGTCATCGGCGAAGCTTCAGAAGCATTAACTGCGCTGGCTGAACGCCTCAATTTACCGGTCACTAATACCTTGATGGGATTGGGGGCGTTTCCAGGTACCCATGATCAGTTTCTTGGTATGTTAGGGATGCATGGTACCTTGCAGGCGAATAAGGCGATGCATCACAGCGACTGCATTCTAGCAGTCGGCGCACGCTTTGATGACCGAGTGACGAACAACGTTGCCAAATTCTGTCCTG
This genomic interval carries:
- a CDS encoding O-antigen ligase family protein; translation: MNIFRLSYCGLLLVPFIALIPDRNGTSLTLLLILMSGAAWLQQGAPLPPLRQQKVVAGILVAYATALGLNIFLVSEPTRIDPLHQSLRAGTYLAPIAGLLTLLALANITLPWRRAYLAFPFAAIASGLMALFQRLVLSVHRAEGFTNAILFSDICVVLVAVALATRSLWAISERAARILFWSSTLLGICAIIMSGSRGSWLAIPVLGGLLIHGQLSARPKLYWRSMAGLIVSLPLTYLFPMVKLRVDLAIVEVSRYFHEAHIHSSVGARLEIWRISVFELFPQNPWFGVGIHQFKTALNTLAENRAIDPSFTWISHPHNEWLYVLVEQGLVGVFALLTLYGGSYFIMSHSLKNHDQRQPLLLAARCLYAGMLIFGMTDVMMGNLITATFFCGMMCWLSLCSNNLKRPILASTK
- a CDS encoding outer membrane protein OmpK encodes the protein MNYKAALCGAALVFAAPASAEDFFFWSDTSLTLLHGTNFEVDSEDQTTVTFEHVNGHKYGDFFMFFDYITYHDSPLNDGQYGEISPRFSAGKIFDKDLSFGIVQDVLATFTYEFGKGNVESVLYGPAVDLALPGFDFFQLNLYKRDPNNNDSEGWQLTPVWKATFEVGQSELVVDGYIDWVFKSDNSNYEENLHINPQIKYDLGMSLWGAESKGQLYVGIEYDYWSNKYGISDDVPFDVDQEDAVSAIVKYHF
- a CDS encoding PLP-dependent cysteine synthase family protein, translating into MRNSNRLWEKQAIALIEADFNRSADTHLIKLNIPSCPEIDLYLKDESTHPTGSLKHRLARSLFLYGICNGWIKAERPVIEASSGSTAVSEAYFARMLNLPFIAVMPACTSQEKIDKISFYGGRCHLVENAGDISAEARRLAQETDGHFIDQFTYAERATDWRGNNNIAESIFAQMADEPHPIPRWLVMSAGTGGTSATLGRHARYHKTDTKLCVVDPDFSAFYPFFNSGDCGINTGKGSRIEGIGRPTVEPSFMPDVIDRMIQVPDAASIAAIRLLEQELGRKCGGSTGTNLYGSLRLASEMKARNETGSIVTLICDSGERYLNTYYNDIWCQQQQLDISGYKNELTQLWFGK
- the prfB gene encoding peptide chain release factor 2, coding for MFEINPVQNKINDFRERNESLVGYLDYDVKKERLEEVSRELEQPDVWNEPDRAQALGKERADLEAVVDTIVQMRQGLEDVEGLLELAVEAEDEDTFNEAVAELDDLEAKLNKLEFRRMFSGEQDGMDAYIDLQAGSGGTEAQDWCNMLLRMYLRWAEDKGFKTEIIELSEGEVAGLKSATVRVQGEYAYGWLRTETGVHRLVRKSPFDSGGRRHTSFASAFIYPEIDDSIEIEINPSDLRVDTYRASGAGGQHVNRTDSAVRLTHLPTNTVVQCQNDRSQHKNKAQAMKQLKAKLFELEMQKQNAEKQAQEETKSDIGWGSQIRSYVLDDSRIKDLRTGVENRNTQAVLDGNLDRFIEASLKSGL
- the lysS gene encoding lysine--tRNA ligase, with the translated sequence MTEQVQDENKLIAERRGKLDQIRQDCKANGHPNDWRRDCLANNLQAEHGDKSKEELEALGLQVAIAGRVMAKRGPFLAVQDMSGRIQAYAAKDVQKELKEIGGLDIGDIIGVKGALHKSGKGDLYVNMEEYKLLTKALRPLPEKFHGLTDQEQRYRQRYVDLIMNEQSRQTFMVRSKIIEAIRQFMNQRDFMEVETPMMQVIPGGASARPFITHHNALDIDMYLRIAPELYLKRLVVGGFERVFEINRNFRNEGLSPRHNPEFTMMEFYMAYADYNDLMDLTEEMLRSVTQQVLGSSVVKYGEEEFDFGAPFIRLPMKESILQYNPEVTMEQLASLETATEVAKDLKIEVQKSWGLGKVICEIFEETVEHRLIQPTFITEYPAEVSPLARRNDNDSFITDRFEFFVGGREIANGFSELNDAQDQADRFRHQVEQKDAGDDEAMFFDEDYITALEHGLPPTAGQGIGIDRLVMLFTDSHTIRDVVLFPALRPQN
- a CDS encoding acetolactate synthase 3 large subunit; this translates as MKMLSGAEMVVQSLKDLGVKSIFGYPGGSVLDIYDALFQQPDMEHILVRHEQAAVHAADGFSRATGKVGVALVTSGPGATNTLTGIATAYMDSIPLVVLSGQVPTSLIGMDAFQETDMFGCSRPIVKHSFLVKKAEEIPDAIAKAFYIASTGRPGPVVVDLPKDCQNPLHKFEYNLPTDIKMRSYNPTTKGHGRQIKKALDILLQAKRPVLYAGGGAVIGEASEALTALAERLNLPVTNTLMGLGAFPGTHDQFLGMLGMHGTLQANKAMHHSDCILAVGARFDDRVTNNVAKFCPDATVLHIDIDPASISKTIMAHVPIVGAADTVLKQMLTQLDGSGASLDEASLESWWQTIDGWRKARCLDYVKSDEKIKPQQVIEALYKATDGDAYVTSDVGQHQMFAALYYPFDKPRRWINSGGLGTMGFGFPAAMGVKRAFPDAQVACVTGDGSIQMNIQELSTCLQYDIPVKIVSLNNAQLGMVKQWQDMFYSNRHSHSYMESMPDWVKLVEAYGHVGIKVTKPEELQPAMEKAFAMKDKLVFLDIHVDQAEHVYPMQIKFGAMDEMFLSKTERT